The Patescibacteria group bacterium region GAGCGCGTGCGCGTCGAGAATGACTAATTTTTTTGGTTCACGCGCCATGCTTGAGTCGTACTATACGCTCTTCGCGCGCAATGTGTTTAAACGAAATCCAAACAGTATCTTTGGGAAATACCTTTTTGGCGCGCTCCGCCCACTCGACGGCTATAATATTTTTCGGATCAGAAATAATTTTTTTTAATCCAATCGTATCAAGCTCTTTTGATAATTTGATACGATACAAATCAAAATGCCACAAATTTTTAAAGGTGGATTTTTTGAGCGCGTAGCGTTTGGCAATCACAAAGGTTGGTGACTGCAAACGCCCACGCACGCCAAGGCCATGAGCAACACTTTGGGTAAAAAGCGTCTTACCCGTACCAAGCTCACCTGAGAGTGCGAGGCAGAGTGCATGATTTTTACTTCTGGCGACTGATCGTATCTCGCTACCAAAAAGTTTACCAAGTGCGCGTGTTGCGTCAGGACTCTTGAGTGTATAGGTAAGCTCCATCGTGCCCCCAGCGTAGCAATCTTAGGATGAAAAGCAAAAACGACCGTTCCCATGATTGGGTTCGGTCGTTCTCGTTTGGGGGCGGCAGCTGCCGCCCTATGTTTACTCACCTTCTGGCGCGAGGTCGCTCTCGCGAAGTCCCGGCTCGGCTTCGACGGGCTGTCCGCTATTGCGGATCGCCTCGTCGTACGCCTCGCGGTACGAACGGTCCTCGGTCGCGTCGGCGACGGCAGACTTGCCGTCGTAGCGCCCTTCGGCACGACCCTCGGCACGGTGACATGAAACATCGTCATCCGCGCAGCTCGTATCGACCAGCTTGGTCTCACCGAAGACGAGACCGAGGCCGAAGCCGAGGATGCCGAGTGGGATGTCGATGAGCCCAGGCTTGCGAACCACCTTGATGTTGGGATCCGCTCGCTCGGCACGCTCGACCACGATCGCCCGATCGTGGTTACGGTAGCCGCTGTAGCCGCTATCGTAGCCGCCGCTCCAGCGACTCGTGTAGCCGCCTCCATGCTGCCCACGAAGCCCCTTCCAGCACATGTGCCCACGAGGGCAGCCGGACTCGGCTGTGGCTGTGATTGGCGCAAGAAACGCTATCAGAAGAAAAAGAATGGAAAGAGCTCGCTTTGTCATCGTCATCTCCTATATCTCTGCCGAAGCATTATGCACCGGCTAGCAATTCAGTTTACTGTTTACATTATACTACTAAATATACTAAATGTCAATATCTCCAAAAACCCCTTATTGTATGCTAGGAATAGGACGATATGGGTGATTTAAAATCAGCAATTGCGAGTGCGTCAGCAGTGCTTATCGTGCTACCCGAAACAGTGCGTGATAAGGATTATTTGGCGGCACTGCAGATCCAAAAGATAGCGCCGCAGAAAACTGAGATGATTGTGCCCGAAGCAAAGGAGCTTGAATGGAAAGATTCTTTCGGTACACAGAGTAGCAAGCGAGAGTTTGTTATCGACATCAATACAACTATCACTCCGGTAGACGAACTTCGTTACGAAAAAACGGAAGGCGTCCTTTCTATTTATCTCTCGCATAAAGGGGCTTTCAATGAAAAAGCACTTTCGTGGGGTGAACACCGCGCACCAGCCGATCTTTTTATCACCCTCGGCTTTTCGTCAGAAAGCGGCGCGAAAAAAGCGATTGAAAACCTCCCGCGAAAAGGGGCAGCACGCCACATATGGGTAGAAGGAGATACTAACGGCCATAGCGCGCCCACTCCCACAAAACTATCAATCATATCAGCAGGTCTTCTGGGAAGATTAGTGGTTCGTTCGCGTATTGATACTGATACGAACACACTCTGGTCATTTATCACGCGTGATGATTTTACCAAGACAAACGCGAGCCCGCGCGAGCTTCCTGACCTGATGACCACCTATGCTTCGCTCGCTACCCTCCCCGAACACGCGTTGGTCTTCTGGCAACATGACGAGGCAGGTACCCAAGGATTTTTTAGATCGGAAGACACAACACTGGTAGGCACCGTCGCGCGGCGTCTCGGTAAAACACCGGAGCACCAACACCATGTAGTACTCTCTCCTTTTGCTAACTTTATTGAAGCAGAAATGGAAACGCGCAAATTGCTCCGTGAGCTCAAAGTGCGCTAGAATAGGAGCGTGGCATTTGACGAAGAACAACAAAAAGAAAAGCTAAGTCAGCTCCAGCAAAAAGAAGAGGAAGACCTAGCTCAACTGCTCGCCAAAAAATATAAAATCCCCTATCTCAACTTGGGGCGCGCTTTTATTGATCTTGATGCGCTCAAACTCGTACCGCGAGACCGCGCGGAAGCCGCGGGTCTCGCGGTTGTGCAGTCAACCGGTAAAAAATTGCAAATCGCCGTTAAGAATCCGACACTTGATAAGGCGAAAGAAATAGTCACGGAATTGCGCCGTGACGGCTACCAGCCACAACTTTTTTTAGTATCCATACGAAGCCTAAAACACGCGTGGGTTCGCTATGAGGAAGCTGGCGAGGAAACTGCGAGCATCACCAATGTCATCGATATCTCGAAAGATAAAATCGCTGAATTTCGCCGTGAGATAAAAACAACAAAAGACTTTGAACGCATGTTGGGTGACAAAATCTTGCAGGGCAAAACCCAACGGGTCACTGACTTTCTCGATTATGTATTAGGCGGTGCCTTTGAACTTGTCGTCTCTGACATCCATGTCGAACCTGCCGAAGATAAGGTGCATATGCGTGTGCGTCTTGATGGATTACTCCAAGACATCGCAAGCTTCTCACATGATATGCATAAGATGTTGTTGGTGCGTATTAAATTGGTTTGTGAGCTTAAACTTAATATTCATGATCGATCACAAGATGGTCGCTTTACGATTCGTGCAGGTGAATCTGATGTAGAGGTACGCGTCTCAACACTCCCCGGCCCCTACGGTGAATCGATCGTCATGCGTATCTTGCATCCGCGCGCCATTGAAACATCGTTTGAAGATCTCGGTATCCACCCCGTACTTCTTGAGCTCATCGAGCGTGAAATCCAAAAACCAAACGGTATGATTATCACCACAGGCCCTACGGGTTCTGGTAAAACCACGACACTCTACGCGTTTATCAAAAAACTCAATGAACCGGGCGTAAAAATAATCACTATTGAGGACCCGATTGAATATCATATAACCGGCATTACTCAAACACAGATAAATAAAGAAGCTGGCTATACCTTTGAGACGGGGCTTTCGGCAATTGTGCGTCAAGACCCCGATATCATTCTCGTCGGTGAAATGCGCAACCGTGAGACCGCTGAGATTGGTATGCAAGCGGCACTCACCGGTCACCTCGTATTTTCAACACTCCATACCAACAACGCGCCTGGCACCATCCCCCGTCTTATTGATCTTGGGGTACCCCCAAACATCATCGCGCCCGCCATCAATCTCGCGATCGCTCAGCGACTCGTGCGTATCTTATGTCCACACTGCAAAAAACAAGTGCCCGCGACACCCGAACAGATGGTGACTATAAAAAAACTTGTGGAAACCCTGCCAGAGAAATATACGCGTCCACCACTTGATAATGTATCGCTCTATACGCCGGGTGGATGCGGAGAGTGTAACTTCCTTGGATACAAAGGGCGCCTCGCGGTTTTTGAAGCATTTTTGATTGACGATGATATGGAACGGCTTATCTTGCAAAATCCATCGGAAGCCGTTGTGCGTGAGGCAGCAATCAAACAAGGCATGGTACTACTTGAGCAAGACGGTATCTTAAAACTTCTTGCTGGCATCACCTCGTGGGACGAACTCAACCGCATCGTCGGTTTAATCTAAAAATAAAAAAGCTTTCTCGCAAAAATCTCCAGACAATGTGCCCAGGCATGGGTGCCATAGGCTGAAGGCCTCTTCGAGGAGCAATCGCGCCGACCCCTCCTCGCAGAGCATAATATGCTTTAGAATAAAGACATTATTTCGCGCTGTGAGGAAGGGGACCAGATTGTCCGTGTACTAAAAGAAGGCCCAGATAAGGTAAACCTCAATTGTCTGGAGACTTTCAAGAGAAAGTCTCTTCTGAAGAACAATAACCACTATTATAGCTAAAATATAGCCACATGTCAATACCAGCCCAAAAACTCGATGACCGCTCGCTCGACAGCACCCTACGCCCTGCGCGCTGGGACGAATACATTGGCCAGCACCAGATAAAAGAGAATTTGGCTATTTTGATCGAAGCTGCAAAAAAACGAGGTGAGCCGCTCGAACATTTACTCTTTTATGGCCCCGCGGGCCTCGGTAAAACGACCCTTGCCCACCTTATCAAAAATGAAATGGGCGCCCAGATGAAAATAACCTCGGGCCCCGCGATCGAACGGGTGGGAGATCTCGCCTCAATCCTCACCAATCTTTCTTCGGGTGATATTTTGTTTATTGATGAAGTACACCGACTTAATAAACTTATCGAAGAGATCCTCTACCCCGCCATGGAAGCTCGATCACTCGATATCATCATTGGCAAAGGGCCTGCCGCGCGCACCATACAGCTCGAGCTCCCCTCTTTTACTCTTATTGCGGCTACTACCCGCGTAGCACTCCTTTCCTCGCCGCTACGCTCGCGTTTTTCGGGTGGTACCTTCCGACTTGAGTTTTATTCAGAAGATGATCTTAAAGAAATCTTGCGCCGTTCGGCAAAACTTCTTGGTATCGCCGCTGAACAAGACGCGCTCACTGAAATCGCCAAGCGAAGCAGATTTACACCGCGTGTTGCCAACCACCTTCTCAAGCGTTGTCGTGATGTGGCAGAAGTCAGGGGTGACGGTGTCATCACTGATAGAATCGCGCGCATGGCACTTGAACTTCTTGAAATTGACGAAGTAGGATTATCGTCAGAAGATAGACGCATACTCGATATATTGATAGAAAAATTTGCTGGCGGGCCCGTAGGGGTCGCGACACTCGCCGCCGCATCATCAGAAGAAGTGAGTACTATCGAGGAAATCCATGAACCGTATCTCATGCGTCTTGGTTTTATTGAACGAACACCACGAGGTAGGATGGCTACGCGTCGCGCCTATGAGCACCTAGGTGCTACGCCACCCGCAACCCTTTTCAATACATGATTACTATTATTGCCACTATTGCGTTCGCACTTTTTGCGGGACTCTACACCCTCGGTATTTGGATGGCTACTTGGCAAGAAGAGGAGCTTTCTCTCTCACACGAAAAAGCGGTGCATATGAATATTATTATCATCGCCATTTCTTTTGTACTCCTTATTATAGCACTCTGGGCGTTTATCCACATAAATTGGGATACTCTCATCCTCACCATCTAATGGTCACTCTTCAGCCGAACGAAAAAATATTGATGACAATTCACAAACACTGGTTTGTCTTTTTTGGTCGCATGATCGCCTTGCTCTCGGTGGGTGTCGTGCCGCTCTTTGGATTTTTGTTTGCGCCCGAGCTCGGATCTTTTATCAACTCGGACTCGCTCTGGTACCTCCTCCTCTTTTTTGCCATGATCTGGTGGCTCGTATTACTCTTTCTCTTTTTTATTGAATGGCTTGATTATTGGCTTGATGCATGGATAATTACCGATCAACGAATCATTGATATTGAACAAAAAAGTCTCTTCCGACGCGAGGTATCCGAATTCGTCATCGCACGCATTCAAGATATCAAGATAGAGACACCAGGATTTATTGGTACTGTACTTAAATTTGGTGACATCCGCATACAAACCGCGGGCGAGGAAAGTTTTACGATTGAGACGGTGCCCCATCTCAACGAGATAAAAAATCTTATTATGTCATTCGCGCACAAAGGCGCGATACGCGACCCGGACTAATACAACCAAACTATATGTCAGGACATAATAAATGGGCTCAGATCAAGCGTCAAAAAGCCGTAACGGACGGAAAACGCAGTAAGATGTTTGGTAAAATTGCGCGCATCATCAGTGTCGCCGCGCGAGACAAGGGCCCTGACCCAAGTCTCAATATGTCGCTCAAATCAGCGATACAAAAAGCGCATGAGATCAATATGCCGCAAGACAACATCGACCGCGCGATCAAGAAAGGTACGGGTGGTAGTGACGGAACGATACTCCAAGAATTTGTCTATGAGGCGTACGGACCGGGTGGTGTAGCGCTCCTCATGACGGGGATTACCGACAACAATAACCGCACATCAAACGAAGTAAAACACCTAATCTCTGAACGCGGTGGCAAATGGGCAAACCCGGGAAGTGTCTTGTGGGCGTTTGAGAGGAAAGAACATGAATGGTCACCTCTCGAGTACGGGCTTATTGAGATTTCGCCTACGGACACGGAAGCGCTCTATAAACTCATGGATGCGCTCGATGAGCACGACGACATCCAAGAAATCTACGCGAACAACAAAGAGTCATGAGAGTTCTTGGGATTGACCCGGGCATCGAACGCGTCGGATGGGGCGTTGTTGATACCGTGGGAGCGGTATCAACCTATTATAGGTGTGGACGCATCACCACACCGCGCACCATCTTGCACCAGGAGCGCCTTGAAATGATCGAGCGTGAGCTTGGTGCACTTATCAAAGAGATGCGCCCTGCGTGTGCTGTTGTCGAGCGTCTCTTTTTTGCGAAAAATAAAAAAACGGCGCTGGCGGTGGCAGAAGCGCGAGGAGTTATTATGCTCACTCTATCAGCAGCGTCACTCCCGATATATGAATTTACTCCTATGGAGGTAAAGATGGCAATCACGGGCAATGGGCACGCCGAGAAAAAACAGGTAGCGTGGATGGTCCGTAATATCCTAAAGGTACCCGCTGAGGTAACATCAGACGATGCCCTTGACGCGCTCGCCCTCTGCCTTATGATAGCCAAGTGAGGTTATCCACAGAGTCTTGTATTGCCCTTTTTGCCCACTCTCGGTATGTTCTTGGTATTAGATACGCAAGGTCGTAGATACTAGCAATAAATTAAGCACTTTTTGAGAATATGACACTACACACACAACCTTGGGCTACAGATGATGAAAAGGAGTTTGCCGACGAGGACGAGCTGACTGAAGAAGAAGTGAGTGAGGACGACGCAGATGATGACGATGATACTTTTGAAGAAGAAGGAATGTAGCCTCAACACCCCCCGCTAAAGCGGGGGGTGTTTTCTTGAAAAAAGGTCACATATTTGGTATAAAAGGTGTGTGATTTTTAGATCGTTACGCAAGAAGCATAAACATAAACTACTCCTCTGGATCCTCGCCGTCATGACTGTCGGCTTGTTTCTTTTTATACTCACAGGAGCCATTCTATTTGCCTTCATTAAAATACCTACCCTCGAAGATTTTCGAGAACGCAAGGTGGCAGAATCGACAAAGATTTATGACCGCACAGGTAAAATACTTCTCTGGGAAGTACATGGGGAGGAGCGCCGTACCGTAGTGCAGTTTGAAAATATCTCACGCAATGTAAAGAATGCGACCATTGCTATCGAGGATTCAAATTTTTATTCACATCATGGCATCAGCCCCCTCTCACTCTTTCGTGTTGTTTTTCTCAACATCTTTCAAGGCAAGCAAGTGGGGAGTGGCGGATCAACCATCACACAACAGCTTGTTAAAAATACATTGTTGACGCGCGAGCAAACATTGATACGCAAAGCAAAAGAAATAATCATCGCGGTCAAACTTGAGTCCGCCTATTCAAAAGATGACATCCTTAATCTCTATCTCAATGAGATACCGTATGGATCTAATACCTATGGTATCGAATCGGCCGCTCAAAACTTTTTTGGTATACCGGCATCCGATGTATCACTCACAGAGGCGGCGTATTTAGCAGCTCTTCCTCAGGCCCCTACCCGCTATTCACCCTACGGCAACAACCGTAAGGATTTAGAGGCACGAAAAGACCTTGTACTCGAACGCATGCGCACCCTCCAATATATCTCGACGGAAGAATATGAGAGCGCAAAAAAAGAAAAGGTGACATTCCTCCCCCAACGCAAACAAGGACTCCTTGCCCCCCATTTTGTAATGTATGTCCGTGAGATACTTAATGAAAAATATGGTGAAGATGTAATCGAGCAAGGTGGACTTGAGGTTATCACCACGCTTGACGCGGACCTCCAGACAAAAGCAGAAGCGATCGTAGCGCGGCGAGCCCCCGACATGCAAAAGAACTTCAATGCCTCAAATATCGCGCTCACCGCCATCGACCCTAAAACGGGGCATATTTTGGTTATGGTTGGTTCGCGCGACTATTTTGATGTAAATAACGATGGCAATTTTAATGTGGCGCTTGCGCGCCGCCAACCAGGATCTACCTTTAAACCATTGGTATACGCAACTGCGTTTAAAAAAGGATATACACCAGAAACAGTAGTCTTTGATTTGGAAACAAACTTTGCAGCAGCTGGCGATCCTTATATCCCGCAAAATTATGATGAAAAATTTCGGGGGCCGGTAACGCTTCGTGAGGCACTCGCGCAATCACTCAATGTGCCTGCGGTGAAAACACTCTATCTCGCGGGTATCGGCGATTCTATTGAGACAGCGCGTGACTTTGGTATTACTACACTCACCAATCAAAACCATTATGGACTTACTTTAGTGCTTGGTGGAGGTGAGGTTTCACTCCTTGAGCTCACCTCCGCGTATGGAGTATTTGCCAATCAAGGTATGAAAGTAAATCATCACCCTATTATTCAGGTGAAAGATAAGGACGGATCTATTTTGGAAGAAGAAATAGTGCGCTCAGAACTTGCTATTGATACTAATATTACCAATATGATCTCGAGTATCCTCTCGGACAATGCTGCGCGTACCCCAACCTTTGGTTCACGATCTCCTCTCTATTTTGAGGGGATGTCAGTCGCCGCAAAAACAGGTACTACCAATGATTACCGTGATGTCTGGACGGTTGGATACAATCCCAATATGGTAGTCGGTACATGGGCGGGAAATAATGACAACTCTTCAATGACAAAAAATGTCGCGGGTTTTATTATCGCGCCTCTCTGGCGTGAGTTTATGGATACAGCACTCGCGCAAGTAGAAAAAACAGTATTCACACCACCACAACCGGTGGGGGTGAAAAAGCCCGTACTTCGTGGTGTTTGGAAGGGATCGCGTGCCTATGAAGTTGATAAAATATCGGAGAATCTCGCTACTCCTTTTACCCCGCAAGACCAGCGGGAAGAACGAGTGACTCAAGAGATTCATTCGATCCTTTATTGGGTCAATAAAGACAACCCTGATGGCCCGATACCTACTAATCCAGCACAAGACCCACAGTTTTCGCTCTGGGAAGGCCCTGTGCGTGCGTGGGCACAAAAAAATGGATATGGAGACGGTGATATTTCAGGCAAACCTCTAGAATACGATTCCTCACACTCGCCTGAAAACTGGCCTAGTATCTCATTTCCAAACAATGAAGAGCGAAAAGTATTTAGTTATGGTGATGATATTGTTTTTCACCCAACTATTACCGGGCATTATACTATTGTAGATATTGAAATATTTGTTGATGGTGACTATATACGCTCAGAGAAAGGTGCGTTCCAAAATCTTGAGATTGGCGACTTTGAGACGGGCGAGCATGTATTAAAACTTAAGGTATATGATATCATCGGCAATAAACAAGAACGAGAAGTTTCTTTTACCGTTGCGGCCCCTTAAACATTACTTTCTCCACATCTCCCTGCGGAATACTCTCGAGTAGTGTCTTAAGTATACGGTCTTGATGTTGGTGTATATAATGCTTTAAAATCGCTGAGGATGTATAGATGATAAGAGTTTTGTCGCGGCACTCAACATTATATTGTCCATCATAGCCTGTAAGAATGGCCTGTAGAGCTCCTGCGACAGTTTCACCTAGTCGCTTCCGTGTAAGCTCGTGTGATTGATCGATTCGTGCAAATGCGTCCGGGAGAAGTATGAGAATACGATTAAAACTCATACCGTGCCCTTCATAGGCATGACGATATATATTGATCCTTCGCGCCCTACCGGCTTAATCATTAATGGTTGTGACTCTGAATTAAAACCAAAAAATAATTTCTCCTCACTATACGACTCTACCCCTTGGAGAAGGTATTGAAAGTTGAACACAATAAAAACATCTTCTCCATCAAACTCACCTTTCATAACCCCTTTATACATACCTTGGTTATTCTTACTCTCAATAGTGATTAATTTCTCTTTTACCGTAAGTGAGAAAGATACACTATTGAGTTTATTGGCAAAAATGCTCGCACGGCGTAATTGAGTGACAATTTCTTGACGGGTAAGAACCCCGTGAGTTTTAAAATCTTTAGGGATAATTTGTTGATAATCTGGAAAATTCCCTTCAGTGAGTCGTGAATAAAGTGTAATATTTCCAAAACGAAATAGAGCCTCCCCTTTACCTATTAAAAACTCTACTTGATCACTATCACCTTGATCGGCAAGGCGTATAATCTCCTCAAAAGTACGCGCTGGGAGTAAAAAAGATTCTTTTGGATTCTTAATTGATAATGAGCTAAGTTTTATCCTTTCTTCACTAAGACGAAAACTATCGGTAGCCGCGATAAGGAGTGTTTCTCTCTCAAGTATAGCTAAAATACTAGCAAGCTCTGGTTTAATAGCACTTTTCGATACAGAAATAAGTACTCGTGGAAAAAACTGAGTAATATCTTTTTTAAAAATCGTAGCTTTATATAACTCTTTAAGTGTAGGAAATGGTGGAAAATCTTCTTGTGGGTACCCTTTTATATTTATTTCCTGCCCTTGGACACTAAGTGTTACATCAACACCAGTACTCTCAATAGTTATTTTTTCATCCTTAGTGAGTGTAGATATATAAGAAAGAAGTTGTTTTGATGGTATCACCACACTACCTTGTTCACTTACCGTACACCGTACAGTTGTTTGAATACCAATCTCAAGATTAGTACCCATAATACGGAGTGATCCACTTTCAGTTGTTATAAAAAATGATCCGAGTATTGGAAGAGTGATATCTTTACTCGTAGCTCGTTCCACAATACTGAGAGCCTTTTTTAAATTATCTGCGATAGTTATACACTTCATACCGGATTCTATAATAGATTAATTAATTAAGTTTTTATCTTTTAGTAGTTATTGTTGTGTGAGGGATAAAGTGTATAAATTATTTTTTCTATACAGTGTACTGAATATTTATTTTTTATAGATTAAGAAAGTTTTTATATGGTGTGGATAGCGGTTGGATAGAATTGTAATTTGGAAAATATTTTTTAGCTTTCATACATCTTCCCCCTAATTTGTTTAATTTCTTCCACAAGTTTTGAGTCTTTCTTCAACTCATTAGAAATCTTTTCATATGCATGAAGTGCGGTAGTATGATCACGCCCACCAAGTTTTTGTCCGATAAATGGATATGATCCATGAAAATCTTCACGGAGAAGATACATAGCAATCTGCCGAGGGCGTACCACTTCCCTCCTTCGTGATCGCTCAAAAAGTCCACCCTCTCCAAGGTCATAATAATGCGCTACAGCGTTGATAATTTGCGATGGGGTCGCAATCCGCTTTGTGGTTCTTGTAAGCTGCTCAAGCGAGATTTTAGCTTCCTCAAGGGTAAGGGGGCGTCCCTTGTACTTCGATTTTGCAAGAATGATATTAAGAGCACCTTCAAGCTCACGGATATTTTTTTGGATAGTAAATGCAATATATTCAAGTACAACATCCGCTATAATCGGTTCTTTAGTGCCCTGCTTGAGTCTTAAGATGGCGAGGCGCGCTTCGTACTCTGGTTCACTAATATCAGCGTTGAGCCCAGCTTCAAAGCGTGAACGAAGACGCTCTTCAAGATTTTGAATTGCTTGCGGGGGCTTGTCTGATGAGAAAATAATCTGTTTACCCCGTTCGTATAAAGAGTTAAAAGTATGGAAAAACTCCTCTTCGCTCTTTATTTTCCCCGCAATAAATTGGACATCATCAATAATAAGAAGATCAACATTTCGGTACTTCTCTTTAAAATTATGGAGCGGCTCACGGTTTTGAATCGTCGAGACAAGTTCATTCACAAAACGCTCCGAGGTGAGGTAGAGTATTTTAAAGTCAGGATGATCTTTTTTTACTTGGTTACCGATCGCATGGAGAAGATGTGTCTTCCCAAGCCCCACTCCCCCATAGACAAAGAACGGATTGTAGAGCGCGCCAAGATTTTTTGTTATAGAAAGACCCGCGGCGTGGGCAAATTCGTTAAAAGTGCCAATAACAAACGATTCAAAGGTATATCTCGGGTTGAGGTTTGTGTCTCGGTCGACAGAAAATTCTTTAAATTCAAGCTGTTCATCGGGCATCTCCACCGGCTCCTGTCGTTTTTTTGTTTGCGGTTGGATGGGCGTGTCTACCGATGAAACGATATAGCTAGCATTTCGGATCTCAGGCATAGTAGAGCGCAGTGATTTGATGATATTTTTATGAAATTTCTTCTCGAGCCACTCTTTAGCGAAAGCGTTAGGGACCGCGATAGTCGCGACACCATCTTCAATGCCGTGGATTGAAGTTTGTTTAAACCAAGTGGCAAAATTGGCACGGGAAACTTCAAACTCGATCTGTCCGAGT contains the following coding sequences:
- the tsaE gene encoding tRNA (adenosine(37)-N6)-threonylcarbamoyltransferase complex ATPase subunit type 1 TsaE, whose translation is MELTYTLKSPDATRALGKLFGSEIRSVARSKNHALCLALSGELGTGKTLFTQSVAHGLGVRGRLQSPTFVIAKRYALKKSTFKNLWHFDLYRIKLSKELDTIGLKKIISDPKNIIAVEWAERAKKVFPKDTVWISFKHIAREERIVRLKHGA
- a CDS encoding GspE/PulE family protein, coding for MAFDEEQQKEKLSQLQQKEEEDLAQLLAKKYKIPYLNLGRAFIDLDALKLVPRDRAEAAGLAVVQSTGKKLQIAVKNPTLDKAKEIVTELRRDGYQPQLFLVSIRSLKHAWVRYEEAGEETASITNVIDISKDKIAEFRREIKTTKDFERMLGDKILQGKTQRVTDFLDYVLGGAFELVVSDIHVEPAEDKVHMRVRLDGLLQDIASFSHDMHKMLLVRIKLVCELKLNIHDRSQDGRFTIRAGESDVEVRVSTLPGPYGESIVMRILHPRAIETSFEDLGIHPVLLELIEREIQKPNGMIITTGPTGSGKTTTLYAFIKKLNEPGVKIITIEDPIEYHITGITQTQINKEAGYTFETGLSAIVRQDPDIILVGEMRNRETAEIGMQAALTGHLVFSTLHTNNAPGTIPRLIDLGVPPNIIAPAINLAIAQRLVRILCPHCKKQVPATPEQMVTIKKLVETLPEKYTRPPLDNVSLYTPGGCGECNFLGYKGRLAVFEAFLIDDDMERLILQNPSEAVVREAAIKQGMVLLEQDGILKLLAGITSWDELNRIVGLI
- the ruvB gene encoding Holliday junction branch migration DNA helicase RuvB; translation: MSIPAQKLDDRSLDSTLRPARWDEYIGQHQIKENLAILIEAAKKRGEPLEHLLFYGPAGLGKTTLAHLIKNEMGAQMKITSGPAIERVGDLASILTNLSSGDILFIDEVHRLNKLIEEILYPAMEARSLDIIIGKGPAARTIQLELPSFTLIAATTRVALLSSPLRSRFSGGTFRLEFYSEDDLKEILRRSAKLLGIAAEQDALTEIAKRSRFTPRVANHLLKRCRDVAEVRGDGVITDRIARMALELLEIDEVGLSSEDRRILDILIEKFAGGPVGVATLAAASSEEVSTIEEIHEPYLMRLGFIERTPRGRMATRRAYEHLGATPPATLFNT
- a CDS encoding PH domain-containing protein; protein product: MTIHKHWFVFFGRMIALLSVGVVPLFGFLFAPELGSFINSDSLWYLLLFFAMIWWLVLLFLFFIEWLDYWLDAWIITDQRIIDIEQKSLFRREVSEFVIARIQDIKIETPGFIGTVLKFGDIRIQTAGEESFTIETVPHLNEIKNLIMSFAHKGAIRDPD
- a CDS encoding YebC/PmpR family DNA-binding transcriptional regulator, with product MSGHNKWAQIKRQKAVTDGKRSKMFGKIARIISVAARDKGPDPSLNMSLKSAIQKAHEINMPQDNIDRAIKKGTGGSDGTILQEFVYEAYGPGGVALLMTGITDNNNRTSNEVKHLISERGGKWANPGSVLWAFERKEHEWSPLEYGLIEISPTDTEALYKLMDALDEHDDIQEIYANNKES
- the ruvC gene encoding crossover junction endodeoxyribonuclease RuvC — encoded protein: MRVLGIDPGIERVGWGVVDTVGAVSTYYRCGRITTPRTILHQERLEMIERELGALIKEMRPACAVVERLFFAKNKKTALAVAEARGVIMLTLSAASLPIYEFTPMEVKMAITGNGHAEKKQVAWMVRNILKVPAEVTSDDALDALALCLMIAK
- a CDS encoding transglycosylase domain-containing protein → MIFRSLRKKHKHKLLLWILAVMTVGLFLFILTGAILFAFIKIPTLEDFRERKVAESTKIYDRTGKILLWEVHGEERRTVVQFENISRNVKNATIAIEDSNFYSHHGISPLSLFRVVFLNIFQGKQVGSGGSTITQQLVKNTLLTREQTLIRKAKEIIIAVKLESAYSKDDILNLYLNEIPYGSNTYGIESAAQNFFGIPASDVSLTEAAYLAALPQAPTRYSPYGNNRKDLEARKDLVLERMRTLQYISTEEYESAKKEKVTFLPQRKQGLLAPHFVMYVREILNEKYGEDVIEQGGLEVITTLDADLQTKAEAIVARRAPDMQKNFNASNIALTAIDPKTGHILVMVGSRDYFDVNNDGNFNVALARRQPGSTFKPLVYATAFKKGYTPETVVFDLETNFAAAGDPYIPQNYDEKFRGPVTLREALAQSLNVPAVKTLYLAGIGDSIETARDFGITTLTNQNHYGLTLVLGGGEVSLLELTSAYGVFANQGMKVNHHPIIQVKDKDGSILEEEIVRSELAIDTNITNMISSILSDNAARTPTFGSRSPLYFEGMSVAAKTGTTNDYRDVWTVGYNPNMVVGTWAGNNDNSSMTKNVAGFIIAPLWREFMDTALAQVEKTVFTPPQPVGVKKPVLRGVWKGSRAYEVDKISENLATPFTPQDQREERVTQEIHSILYWVNKDNPDGPIPTNPAQDPQFSLWEGPVRAWAQKNGYGDGDISGKPLEYDSSHSPENWPSISFPNNEERKVFSYGDDIVFHPTITGHYTIVDIEIFVDGDYIRSEKGAFQNLEIGDFETGEHVLKLKVYDIIGNKQEREVSFTVAAP
- the dnaN gene encoding DNA polymerase III subunit beta; this translates as MKCITIADNLKKALSIVERATSKDITLPILGSFFITTESGSLRIMGTNLEIGIQTTVRCTVSEQGSVVIPSKQLLSYISTLTKDEKITIESTGVDVTLSVQGQEINIKGYPQEDFPPFPTLKELYKATIFKKDITQFFPRVLISVSKSAIKPELASILAILERETLLIAATDSFRLSEERIKLSSLSIKNPKESFLLPARTFEEIIRLADQGDSDQVEFLIGKGEALFRFGNITLYSRLTEGNFPDYQQIIPKDFKTHGVLTRQEIVTQLRRASIFANKLNSVSFSLTVKEKLITIESKNNQGMYKGVMKGEFDGEDVFIVFNFQYLLQGVESYSEEKLFFGFNSESQPLMIKPVGREGSIYIVMPMKGTV